The Meiothermus sp. genome segment TTGTGCAGGATGGCCCGAGCCAACGCCAGCAGTTGCTTTTGTCCGGTGGAAAGCCCACCCCCCCGCTCGTGCAGCACGGTCTGGTAGCCCTGGGGCAGTCGCACGATGAACTCATCGGCCCCAACAAAAGCGCACACCTCCTTAATACGCTCGAGTGTAATACGGTCGTCTCCCAACCTCAGGTTGGACTCAATCGTACCGCTAAACAAGAAAGGGTCTTGCAGCACAATACCAATCGCGCGGCGCAGGTCGCGTTGGGCATACTCGCGCACATCTACCCCGTCAATCTTCACGGCTCCCTGCTGCACATCGTAGAAGCGAGCAATCAGGCTAATCACGCTGGTCTTGCCCGCGCCGGTAGCCCCCACCAGGGCAATCTTCTCGCCAGGCCGCACCTGGAAGCTTACCCCCCGCAGCACCCAGTCCCAGTCGTCTTCGGGCGGAGGGTTAGAACCCCCTGTGCCCTCCGCTTTGGTCTCTTTATCTACCGTTCCGTCCGGTTTGGCCTCTCCGCGCTTGCCGTAGGCGAACCATACGTTTTCGAAGTCAATCTGGCCTCTAAAGCGCTCGACCTGCCTGGCGCTGGGCTTATCGGACACTTCTTCTTCGGTATCCAGGAGTCCAAAAATGCGTTCTGCTGAAGCCATGGCGGCCTGGAAGATGTTGAACTTGTCGGAGAGGTCTTGCAGGGGTTGGAAGAGCTGGCGCACGTAATCGGTGAATGCCACCAGCAGACCAAGGGTTATGGCCTGCTGCACCACCTGTCCGCCCCCGTACCACAGCACCAGGGCCACGGTGATTTCCCCCATAAAGCCCACCAGCGGAAAAAACAGAGCGAACCACTTGATGATGTCCACCCACGCCCTGCGGAGGTCGCTCGAGAGCAGGTTGAACTGGGACTCGTTTTTCGGTTCCCGCACAAAAAGCTGGGTGGTCTGAACCCCGGCCAGGTTTTCCTGCAGGGAGGCATTCACCTTGGCCAGCCGGAGCCGCATGGCCCGGTAAGCCTCGCGCATGCCGTTGCGGATCCAGGTGGTCACGGCCAGGAAAATGGGCATGATGGCAAAAGCCACCAGCGCCAGCCGCCAGTCCAGCACCAGCATGAAGGTCATCAGGCCCACAATCAGAGCGAAGTCGGCAATGAGCCCCACCAACCCGCCGGTAATGAACTGGTTGATAGCGTCCACATCGGAGGTAATGCGGGTCATCAGGCGGCCCACCGGGTTGCGGTCGTAGTAGCCCAGGTGCAGCCGCTGGAGCTTGGCGAAGATTTCCGAGCGCAGGTCGTAGAGGATGTGCTGCCCTACCCAGCTAATCAGGTAGGTCTGGGCATAGTTGGCGATGAAGTCCACCACCCGCACCGCCAGAAATAGCGAGCAAATAAGGAGCAGGGTTTCGTAGCGCTGGGCCAGGGGCAGTACCTCGCGCGGCACGATGGCGTTGTCTATGGCGTATTTGAGAAACAGCGGGGTAGAGGCTGCCGTAAGGGTGCTCACTACCAAGGCCAGCAAGGCCAGTCCCACTTGTTTCCAGTAGGGCCGCACGTAGACCAGAATGCGCCGGGCCAGTTTGGCGTCAAAACTCTTCTTGAAGGCTTCTTCTTCGTGCATAAGGCTCCGCGGCTGATGGCTAGTGGTTTATGGCGGGTGGCTTTATATCGCCTATGAGCTATCCGCTCTAGACTATGGGCGCTAATCCACCTCCGCTTGCAGACGCTGAATGCGGTCGAGTTCGGCATAGATGCCCCCGGTGGTCAGCAGCATTTCATGGGTGCCCTCTTCAGCGATTTTGCCGTGATCCAGGACCACAATCCAGTCGGCGTACTGCAAGGTCGAGGTGCGGTGACCGATCAGGAGGGTGGTCTGCTGTCCCAGCATACTCTTGAGGCCGGATAGAATCCGCGACTCGGTTTCGGTATCCACCGCACTCATGGCATC includes the following:
- a CDS encoding ABC transporter ATP-binding protein → MHEEEAFKKSFDAKLARRILVYVRPYWKQVGLALLALVVSTLTAASTPLFLKYAIDNAIVPREVLPLAQRYETLLLICSLFLAVRVVDFIANYAQTYLISWVGQHILYDLRSEIFAKLQRLHLGYYDRNPVGRLMTRITSDVDAINQFITGGLVGLIADFALIVGLMTFMLVLDWRLALVAFAIMPIFLAVTTWIRNGMREAYRAMRLRLAKVNASLQENLAGVQTTQLFVREPKNESQFNLLSSDLRRAWVDIIKWFALFFPLVGFMGEITVALVLWYGGGQVVQQAITLGLLVAFTDYVRQLFQPLQDLSDKFNIFQAAMASAERIFGLLDTEEEVSDKPSARQVERFRGQIDFENVWFAYGKRGEAKPDGTVDKETKAEGTGGSNPPPEDDWDWVLRGVSFQVRPGEKIALVGATGAGKTSVISLIARFYDVQQGAVKIDGVDVREYAQRDLRRAIGIVLQDPFLFSGTIESNLRLGDDRITLERIKEVCAFVGADEFIVRLPQGYQTVLHERGGGLSTGQKQLLALARAILHNPDILLILDEATANVDSETEQKIQAALYRVMEGRTSIVIAHRLSTIRHVNRILVFRKGKLLEEGSHDELLRKGGYYAKLYELQYVHGSGE